The following proteins are encoded in a genomic region of Hippoglossus hippoglossus isolate fHipHip1 chromosome 3, fHipHip1.pri, whole genome shotgun sequence:
- the LOC117759334 gene encoding uncharacterized protein LOC117759334, giving the protein MLEPLLSDWLAAALQSVGREALSFCRMEYRPTFRVLPSSNTLTLKASAAALAVSTANRRATVACAVKRPELVREEAKARILQAGGDPACWQLVYSESQLQFGQYRGQTFKWLLSHDVGYACGILVSHMQEREAGDTSQSPLGVHKDALASYAKLFPEMGQLIQWRRMREGSVSVRCMDQALVGFGAHAHMSLRAMYEATSTDSQTYLQWLRKKEVNVGSLMHTAKVYILGRDKEGRAAGPSAAAPPPPAQQRSSRPAPSAASAAPTSELPDDVVLAAAMEVDTLLSQPGPTRAGPTRAGPTRAGPSLAGPSRPGPSLPGPSRAVPLVPAVHRPVAAAPDERHPPLLVTSAQLLPKGWRQTLPLEQQNWVGQALFTSGPGKQPVLTSKLRLWWAPPGARLLYTQIPSAQAFFHCRFFLWAPYKMWAYKLACPNCGRQLTGAGLYRTVRRVLDIDGWYYMGTEYLECGGSCKRKYAAWAQDIVGQLDLAHQALFPAVLTYKLSCDKRVVGMMKARTLGNSASRLRAALVEQHTKDWLVRTLRYLSVHEQLHVPGVPPRLVTVPPMQAVPNVPWLISVYAREALGRLEETKARVTSVFGDILKMDSTKKMTKKLAGEAAGTAAWVSNVGNEHGQVLMSVLTESEGDGLLPMAAGLMRRYSAAGKAPPRVLYVDRDCCSTVGRCKTAAMFGEWEQLVVHLDVWHLMRRFARGVTTDSHPLYGVFMSRLSFAIFEWDGGDVTRLQEAKQSRLDPTSRELARHCRRRTRGAEETERLIQELLDTMWEATNNMGVPLIDRPKMEDIWSTQRRHLRCIQDPPGVELYAKKGELTRGGVVLPVYRCARGSTSLESFHLHLCRFIPGTSANALHFQVYLLEGLVRWNEDRARAAVAGEPRRSTARCYSAQLLSGVRRLSQKFMGKTLVENFTQPGEYTGELIGVEYLYSQTGDGALREAMARDPDVADGMEEERRRRR; this is encoded by the exons ATGTTAGAACCGCTGCTCTCGGATTGGCTGGCTGCCGCCCTCCAGAGTGTGGGGCGGGAGGCCCTGTCATTCTGCCG AATGGAATACCGTCCCACTTTCCGTGTCTTGCCTTCCAGCAACACGCTGACCCTCAAGGCCTCAGCTGCTGCGCTGGCGGTCTCCACAGCCAACCGCAGGGCCACCGTGGCATGTGCGGTCAAGAGACCAGAGTTGGTGAGGGAGGAGGCCAAGGCCCGCATCCTCCAGGCCGGAGGAGACCCCGCGTGCTGGCAGCTGGTGTACAGCGAGAGCCAGCTCCAGTTTGGCCAGTACCGGGGTCAAACGTTCAAGTGGCTCCTCAGCCACGACGTGGGCTACGCCTGTGGGATCCTGGTGTCCCACATGCAGGAGAGGGAAGCCGGGGACACCTCCCAGTCGCCTCTCGGCGTGCATAAAGACGCCCTGGCCTCTTACGCTAAACTGTTCCCGGAGATGGGGCAGTTGATCCAGTGGCGTCGGATGCGTGAGGGGTCTGTGTCCGTGCGGTGCATGGACCAGGCGTTGGTGGGGTTCGGAGCGCACGCCCACATGTCGCTCCGAGCCATGTACGAGGCCACCAGCACCGACTCTCAAAC CTACTTGCAGTGGCTACGCAAAAAGGAGGTGAACGTGGGGTCGCTGATGCACACTGCAAAGGTCTACATACTGGGCCGGGACAAAGAGGGGCGAGCAGCAGGGCCAtcggctgctgctcctcctcctccagctcagcaGAGATCTTCACGGCCTGCACCGA GTGCGGCATCTGCGGCCCCTACGTCAGAGTTGCCTGACGACGTCGTCCTCGCCGCTGCCATGGAGGTTGACACTCTGC tttcCCAGCCTGGACCCACCCGGGCTGGACCCACCAGGGCTGGACCCACCAGGGCTGGACCCTCCCTGGCTGGACCCTCCCGGCCTGGACCCTCCCTGCCTGGACCCTCCCGGGCTGTACCCCTGGTGCCTGCGGTCCACCGCCCTGTGGCCGCTGCACCGGATGAGCGTCATCCCCCGCTGCTGGTCACCAGCGCACAG CTTCTGCCCAAGGGCTGGAGGCAGACGCTGCCGCTGGAACAGCAAAACTGGGTGGGCCAGGCTCTGTTCACCAGCGGCCCGGGCAAGCAGCCCGTCCTCACCAGCAAGCTGCGCCTCTGGTGGGCCCCTCCAGGAGCCCGGCTCCTGTACACGCAGATCCCCTCTGCCCAGGCCTTCTTCCACTGCCGCTTCTTCCTGTGGGCGCCCTACAAGATGTGGGCCTACAAGCTGGCGTGCCCCAACTGCGGGCGGCAACTGACCGGCGCGGGCCTCTACAGGACCGTCCGTCGCGTGCTGGACATCGACGGATGGTACTACATGGGCACAGAGTACCTGGAATGTGGCGGTTCCTGTAAGCGGAAGTACGCTGCCTGGGCCCAAGACATCGTTGGTCAGCTGGACCTGGCTCACCAGGCTCTGTTCCCCGCTGTCCTGACATACAA GTTGTCTTGCGACAAGAGGGTGGTGGGGATGATGAAGGCGCGCACTCTGGGCAACAGCGCGTCTCGCCTCCGTGCCGCTCTGGTGGAGCAGCACACCAAGGACTGGCTGGTGCGGACCCTGCGCTACCTGTCGGTCCACGAGCAGCTCCACGTGCCCGGCGTGCCTCCGCGGCTGGTGACGGTGCCGCCGATGCAGGCAGTCCCCAACGTGCCCTGGCTTATTTCCGTGTACGCCAGGGAGGCCCTCGGACGTCTGGAGGAGACCAAAGCCAGGGTCACGTCCGTCTTTGGGGACATCCTGAAAATGGACTCCACCAAGAAG ATGACAAAGAAGCTGGCGGGCGAGGCTGCCGGGACGGCCGCCTGGGTGTCAAACGTGGGCAACGAGCACGGGCAGGTGCTCATGTCCGTGCTCACCGAGTCCGAGGGGGACGGGCTGTTGCCCATGGCGGCGGGCCTGATGCGGCGTTACAGCGCAGCCGGCAAGGCCCCTCCTCGGGTCCTGTACGTGGACCGGGACTGCTGTTCCACAGTCGGACGCTGCAAG ACGGCGGCAATGTTCGGCGAGTGGGAGCAGCTGGTGGTGCACCTGGACGTGTGGCATCTGATGCGTCGCTTCGCCAGGGGCGTGACCACCGACAGCCACCCGCTGTACGGCGTATTCATGTCTCGGCTCTCGTTTGCCATCTTTGAGTGGGACGGCGGCGACGTGACCCGCCTGCAAGAGGCCAAGCAGTCCCGCCTGGATCCCACGTCCAGAGAGCTGGCCCGTCACTGCCGCCGACGCACCAGGGGCGCAGAGGAGACGGAGCGTCTCATTCAGGAGCTGCTGGATACCATGTGGGAGGCCACCAACAACATGGGTGTCCCTCTCATCGACCGGCCCAAGATGGAGGACATCTGGAGCACGCAGCGTCGCCATCTCCGCTGCATACAGGACCCGCCGGGAGTGGAGCTGTATGCCAAGAAGGGGGAGTTGACCCGGGGCGGCGTGGTGCTCCCCGTCTACCGCTGCGCCCGCGGGTCCACTTCCCTGGAGTCATTCCACCTCCACCTGTGCCGTTTCATTCCgg GCACGTCTGCCAACGCCCTCCACTTCCAGGTCTACCTGCTGGAGGGCCTGGTGAGGTGGAATGAAGACCGCGCCCGCGCTGCAGTGGCGGGTGAGCCCCGGCGCTCCACCGCACGCTGCTACAGCGCCCAGCTGCTGAGCGGCGTCCGCAGGCTGAGCCAAAAATTCATGGGGAAGACGTTGGTGGAGAATTTCACACAGCCTGGGGAGTACACAG GGGAGCTCATCGGGGTCGAGTACCTGTACTCCCAGACAGGCGACGGCGCTCTGCGCGAAGCAATGGCCCGTGATCCCGACGTGGCAGACGGGATGGAAGAAGA gaggaggaggaggaggtaa